The Chrysoperla carnea chromosome X, inChrCarn1.1, whole genome shotgun sequence genome includes a region encoding these proteins:
- the LOC123302787 gene encoding uncharacterized protein LOC123302787, which translates to MVMLKTCWSPCIWNNDVKVGSRCVAVYTAAFSVVLITFIVYMMCGGESTQLYNPMFEASKNGRLPIYGSIFIILFLALIGSSIIMVIGIQKCNRGYMLPWLIVFGIIIIFQFLFGLWLFYGYYIYLDAAFYGIIDWFWMVYNMYCWACVYSQYQIFAIMQSPNIELLWP; encoded by the exons ATGGTGATGTTAAAAACCTGTTGGTCTCCATGTATCTGGAACAATGATGTTAAAGTTGGAAGTCGTTGTGTTGCAGTCTACACAGCAGCTTTTAGTGTGGTCCTTATCACCTTTATCGTGTACATGATGTGTGGCGGCGAATCAACACAGTTATATAATCCAATGTTTGAAGCCAGTAAAAATGGAC gttTGCCAATTTATGGATCAATATTCATCATATTATTCCTGGCATTAATTGGTTCATCAATTATAATGGTAATTGGTATCCAAAAATGTAATCGAGGCTATATGTTACCATGGCTAATTGTTTTtggaattataataattttccaattcTTATTTGGTTTATGGCTATTTTATGGATACTATATTTAC CTGGATGCTGCATTTTATGGAATTATTGACTGGTTTTGGATGGTTTACAAC ATGTATTGCTGGGCATGCGTATATTCACAATAccaaatatttgcaataatgCAATCACccaatattgaattattatggCCTTAA